The Lactuca sativa cultivar Salinas chromosome 2, Lsat_Salinas_v11, whole genome shotgun sequence genome includes a window with the following:
- the LOC111889515 gene encoding glycine-rich cell wall structural protein 1.0-like: MTVMVTVVLMVPIVVLMATEVIMVVAEVMTVVAVVIVTVMVMVVVMSSGGGCGWCNGRGDIGGSNSGDDVGGGENVSSGGSEGVGDGGRGNGGDGYCLGGGGGRSYGGIGGDGGGGEWLWQW, encoded by the coding sequence ATGACGGTGATGGTGACAGTGGTGTTGATGGTGCCAATAGTGGTGCTGATGGCGACAGAGGTGATCATGGTAGTAGCGGAGGTGATGACGGTGGTGGCGGTAGTAATTGTGactgtgatggtgatggtggtggtcatGAGTAGTGGCGGAGGTTGTGGGTGGTGTAATGGTCGAGGTGACATTGGTGGTAGTAACAGTGGTGATGATGTAGGTGGTGGCGAAAATGTTAGTAGTGGTGGCAGCGAAGGTGTTGGTGATGGTGGCAGAGGTAATGGCGGTGATGGGTATTGTCTCGGTGGAGGAGGTGGAAGGTCGTATGGTGGTATAGGTggtgacggtggtggtggtgagtgGTTATGGCAGTGGTAG